DNA from Thermodesulfovibrionales bacterium:
CTTTGGGCCGGCCTGAAGCCAATAAATGATTTCGCCGCGCCAACCCTCGACCGCCGCAAAGCCTGAGACGCCAGGTGCAGGCGGTTCAACTACCGTTGAGATCTCACCGGAAGGCAGGTTTCTGATTATTTCGCGGATGATGCGAATCGATTCCCTTATCTCCTCGACCCTCACCCAGGCCCGGGCATGGACATCGCCCGATATCAGCACCGGCACGTTCACCCCGACGCGATCATAGGGAGGGAAAGGGTTCTGCAGCCTGCAGTCGAGGTTCAGGCCGCTTGCACGCGCCACGATGCCGACCACGCCGAGTTCCCTCGCCTTTTCAGGGAGGAGAATCCCCGTGTCCCTGACCCGGTCCTCAAGAGACGAGTTTTCATCGTAAATCACCGCGAGCCTTTCAAACTCCTTTGAGAGAATATCCATCTCGGCCAACAACGCTTCTTTGCCCTGAGCATTGATGTCTGCTGAAACGCCGCCGGGAACTACGCGGTCCATCATGAAGCGGTGTCCAAGAAGGATCCGGTTTGTGCGTACAAGCATCTCCTTGAGCATCATCGTCTGGTAGAGCATGAAGGCGAAGGCAGCATCGTTGCAGATGGCGCCGAGGTCGCCGAGGTGATTCGCGATCCTCTCTCTCTCAAGCATAAGTGCTCTCAACCAGTGCGCCCTTTCAGCGACGATCGCGCCGCTCATCGACTCCAGCGCCGTGCAATAGGCGAGTGCGTGCGCCACGGTGGTGTCTCCGGAAACGCGGCCGGCAAGCCTCGCCCCTTCCTGCCATGAGAGGGATTCAAATCTCTTCTCTATGCCCTTGTGGGCATAGCCCAGTCGTTCCTCGAGGTTGATTACCGTCTCGCCCACCGCCTGAAATCTAAAATGGCCCGGCTCGATGATACCCGCATGAACAGGGCCAACCGGTATTTCGTAGACTCCTTCTCCCTCGGCTCGCGCCCAATTATATTCCCCTTTCACCCTCGCCATCGGTTTTGATGCGTCAAAGGTCTTTCTCAGTGGCCATGCGTCCTCGGGCCAGTCCTCAAATTTTATCCAGGGCCTAAGATCAGGGTGCCCGAGGGGTGTAACGCCCATGAGGCTGTGCATCTGCCGTTCGAATCGATAGGCCGGAACGAATTTCTTTGTGAGACTCGGAAAAGTCGGATCATCGGCAGGGACTTCCGTCTTGACGATGAGATACTCCGAGCCCCACCGGTAACAGGCATATATGCCAAACCCCCTACCGAAGAGAGATTCGTCCGTTGCCCATTCCGCTGCGAGCAGGGCAAAAGCCTTCTTCATTGCCTTCGCCGCTTCGACAAACTTCTCCCTCGGGAGAATGCAGAAAATTACTGAAGAGGGGAACTGCCCCCCAGGGAATCTGACGTCCTCTCCGACTGACGCGACTAACGCA
Protein-coding regions in this window:
- a CDS encoding NADH-quinone oxidoreductase subunit C; translation: MSILKDALVASVGEDVRFPGGQFPSSVIFCILPREKFVEAAKAMKKAFALLAAEWATDESLFGRGFGIYACYRWGSEYLIVKTEVPADDPTFPSLTKKFVPAYRFERQMHSLMGVTPLGHPDLRPWIKFEDWPEDAWPLRKTFDASKPMARVKGEYNWARAEGEGVYEIPVGPVHAGIIEPGHFRFQAVGETVINLEERLGYAHKGIEKRFESLSWQEGARLAGRVSGDTTVAHALAYCTALESMSGAIVAERAHWLRALMLERERIANHLGDLGAICNDAAFAFMLYQTMMLKEMLVRTNRILLGHRFMMDRVVPGGVSADINAQGKEALLAEMDILSKEFERLAVIYDENSSLEDRVRDTGILLPEKARELGVVGIVARASGLNLDCRLQNPFPPYDRVGVNVPVLISGDVHARAWVRVEEIRESIRIIREIIRNLPSGEISTVVEPPAPGVSGFAAVEGWRGEIIYWLQAGPKGEVNRCMVRDPSSVSWLGLEQAIHGNIVPDFPLCNKSFNQSYSGHDV